The nucleotide window CCGACTGGCGCCGCCCACAAGGTCAATCAGGCGCTCGACATCGTTGGTGCCGCGCGCGGAGGCCAATGGCGCTTCCCAACGCACACTGCCGTTGTCGGGGTCGACGCCGACCATGCGGCCAGCCATGCCAGCCACCAGCGTGTTGCCTACCGCCTGCAGCATGCCGGCCTGGCGCAGCACCAGCGGTTCGGCCGGCCGATCGAGACGCCACAGCTGGGCCCCATTGCGGCCGTCGAAGGCGGTCAAAGAGCGATCAGCGCCCAGCACGAATACGCGGCCGCCGGCCACCAGCGGCGCGGTATAGCTTTGCGTGACAAGCTTGCGCCGCCACAGCTCGCGGCCGCCCTCCAGCGCCACCACCTGGTTCTCGCGCGTCACCACGGCGAGCGTTCGGCCGTCGCTGCCGACGCCGGCCGACAACGCAGCACCCGCGCTGGCGCGGCCCGCTTCGCGGCCGGAGGCCGCGTCGAGCGTCACCACCGTGCCGTCGCTCGCTGCCAACGCGACCTGCTTCCCCTGCACGCTGACCTGCAGAGGAAACGCAATGGCTGGCAGACGTGCGGTCCAGGCC belongs to Ottowia testudinis and includes:
- the bamB gene encoding outer membrane protein assembly factor BamB, with product MSARGAFARRCALWGSSLLIAALLAGCAGGSARPKPAELPPNVALVGVRQAWTARLPAIAFPLQVSVQGKQVALAASDGTVVTLDAASGREAGRASAGAALSAGVGSDGRTLAVVTRENQVVALEGGRELWRRKLVTQSYTAPLVAGGRVFVLGADRSLTAFDGRNGAQLWRLDRPAEPLVLRQAGMLQAVGNTLVAGMAGRMVGVDPDNGSVRWEAPLASARGTNDVERLIDLVGGASRQANVLCARAFQASIGCVDTSNGTVRWSKPASGSTGVAGDGQRLFGVESDGRVLAWRADTGDRAWIADHLHWRQLTGPLVLGRSVVVGDSTGVVHLLSREDGSPLNRLSTDGSGIAATPVLADNTLVVVTRNGAVYGFVPE